Proteins found in one Nerophis lumbriciformis linkage group LG27, RoL_Nlum_v2.1, whole genome shotgun sequence genomic segment:
- the LOC133624504 gene encoding tubulin beta chain-like, whose product MREIVHLQAGQCGNQIGAKFWEVISDEHGIDPTGSYNGDLSLQLDRINVYYNEASGGKYVPRAVLVDLEPGTMDSVRSGPFGQIFRPDNFIFGQSGAGNNWAKGHYTEGAELVESVMDVVRKEAEACDCLQGFQLTHSLGGGTGSGLGTLLISKIREEYPDRIMNTFSVVPSPKVSDTVVEPYNATLSVHQLVENTDETFCIDNEALYDICFRTLKLTTPTYGDLNHLVSATMSGVTTCLRFPGQLNADLRKLAVNMVPFPRLHFFIPGFAPLTSRGSQQYRALTVPELTQQMFDSKNMMAACDPRHGRYLTVAVIFRGRMSMKEVDEQMLNVQNKNSSYFVEWIPNNVKTAVCDIPPRGLKMAATFIGNSTAIQELFKRISEQFTAMFRRKAFLHWYTGEGMDEMEFTEAESNMNDLVSEYQQYQDATIEEAEFEEEEDDEELA is encoded by the exons ATGCGTGAGATAGTTCACCTGCAGGCCGGACAATGTGGGAACCAGATTGGAGCGAAG TTCTGGGAGGTGATCAGTGATGAGCACGGCATCGACCCAACAGGATCTTACAATGGAGACCTTTCCCTGCAACTGGACAGAATCAACGTGTACTACAATGAGGCTTCAG GAGGAAAATATGTCCCAAGGGCCGTCTTGGTGGATTTGGAGCCAGGCACCATGGATTCTGTCCGATCCGGCCCCTTTGGTCAGATCTTTAGACCTGACAACTTTATCTTTG GCCAGAGTGGGGCAGGCAACAACTGGGCCAAGGGCCACTACACAGAAGGAGCTGAGCTAGTGGAATCTGTCATGGACGTGGTTAGGAAGGAGGCGGAGGCCTGTGACTGCCTGCAAGGGTTCCAGCTTACACACTCTTTGGGTGGCGGCACCGGCTCTGGATTGGGAACTCTGCTCATCAGCAAGATTCGTGAGGAATACCCGGACCGCATCATGAACACCTTCAGTGTGGTGCCTTCACCCAAG GTGTCGGACACCGTGGTAGAGCCCTACAACGCCACCCTGTCTGTCCACCAGCTTGTCGAGAACACAGACGAGACCTTCTGCATCGATAATGAAGCCTTGTACGACATCTGCTTCCGAACCCTTAAACTAACCACACCCACCTACGGAGACCTCAACCACCTGGTTTCTGCCACCATGAGCGGCGTCACAACCTGCTTGCGTTTTCCGGGACAGCTCAACGCAGACCTCCGCAAACTGGCCGTCAACATGGTGCCCTTCCCCCGCCTGCACTTCTTCATTCCGGGCTTTGCCCCGCTCACCAGCAGGGGGAGCCAGCAGTACCGAGCCCTGACCGTGCCCGAGCTCACTCAGCAGATGTTCGACTCCAAAAACATGATGGCCGCCTGCGACCCCCGCCACGGCCGCTACCTGACCGTGGCGGTCATTTTCCGCGGCCGCATGTCCATGAAGGAGGTGGACGAGCAGATGCTGAACGTGCAGAACAAGAACAGCAGCTACTTCGTGGAGTGGATTCCCAACAATGTCAAAACGGCCGTCTGCGACATCCCGCCCCGCGGCCTCAAGATGGCCGCCACCTTCATCGGGAACAGCACGGCCATCCAGGAGCTGTTCAAGCGCATCTCTGAGCAGTTCACCGCCATGTTCCGACGCAAGGCTTTCCTTCACTGGTACACGGGCGAGGGGATGGACGAGATGGAGTTCACTGAGGCAGAAAGCAACATGAACGACTTGGTGTCGGAGTACCAGCAGTACCAGGACGCCACCATTGAGGAAGCGGAATTTGAGGAAGAGGAAGACGATGAAGAGTTGGCCTGA